Proteins encoded in a region of the Neodiprion lecontei isolate iyNeoLeco1 chromosome 5, iyNeoLeco1.1, whole genome shotgun sequence genome:
- the LOC107221262 gene encoding uncharacterized protein LOC107221262 isoform X16 gives MFLSIIEIAGGREVFSQSRGKVAARKPRFLAASNSLAVDDCQTDNKLSVKKNNKSPNRQSVWELRSRCGEARRQRSNREVTETVFSSEVHSVRRNTTKSILDYDSPKSNRASRIINYDSILNSNNVEYNTPKSITDLNYGLPKNCVDYQSNHTTPARSMAIVSDGEVVVFDDIDDNWRGLRLDLGPTNAGQQNTTDNIDIETEDSQRGRMHPEPPGSSVGSTPSPAYHRNTSDFFKVVTPASDCEGDSPPPERNHKVARVIGELPIAQYSGSPRRYGVRENSRLPTLLSSPSIYAPPRPGFPQRVLPTTPNQKEKEEKPVEISEKPVVELASSGIEEPPSCPTPPPPEEPEDEEEEEEDCLKSSVLPSDNLSSLVSPGGSTFDYLYEFSETRKVLEEFFKCPPPTEEKENNIDSSLFQDLDYELRRQAGSAYVGQRLASGPPTLEEVLIHESPKKQRADFSQTQTVEHENNFLDLSVGTGSSEDLGETEVGLQVGHSRNFTLSPETTDCDSNCGDLDSEMSLMMMDNELMPASGLLGSVGDLGNNSDSLRIYTSMPVLEDGLSSGHASDTDNNNPTVMLMKRQINEIEREIIQRTRNDMLGSENESGKDVSLNVTKDILHSLKTTSPDLFVTSKERKDISYETNELELDGLDPLGTPPPPAPQGRQSANLETGGEVEAAIKDIRMALQRTKTLPVKSPSEDPPEPSVSPVWIPSILDGRRRACGESNSEDSEARRVGEDADGEVEEVVDEEEADTDLETDRLLGQQRTDDQGFYDDKEFRGWRKPKTRTMLPPMSTKIATPKQTPPKTLSVAPLDALPPSEPLPSTSVSVSVSPPPPPTPATTVSATQSPPCDREATSPTQTASSPQKTPAKNSPSPPHSLKESSGKVKKDKDGKKKSRNKEALLTDPSVLIEGVLFRARYLGSTQLVCEGQPTKSTRMCQAEEAVSRIKDGPVPMQATLVNYGGQHAYGRCSVASQGSLEEDECDSSEELIGSTSGGGQSESISIGAQSQLAPIGGPLGPTTVFRLQFLGSVEVEEEGGRKRRKRLKKHMVEEAVTKIKALAPDGETQPSTEVDLFISTEKIMVLNTDLKEIMMDHALRTISYIADIGDLVVLMARRRFVPHEMEEAPKINRTPKMICHVFESEEAQFIAQSIGQAFQVAYMEFLKANGIEDHSFVKEMDYQEVLNSQEIFGDELQMFAKKEMQKEVVVPKAKGEILGVVIVESGWGSMLPTVVIANLAPAGAAARCGQLNIGDQIIAINGVSLVGLPLSTCQTYIKNSKNQTVVKLTVVPCAPVVEVKIKRPDTKYQLGFSVQNGVICSLLRGGIAERGGVRVGHRIIEINNQSVVAVPHEKIVNLLATSVGEILMKTMPTSMFRLLTGQESPVYI, from the exons ATGCGGAGAGGCCAGAAGACAGCGCTCTAATCGCGAAGTAACAGAGACTGTATTTTCGTCGGAGGTACACTCGGTGCGTCGAAATACAACAAAGTCTATCCTAGACTACGATTCGCCAAAGAGTAATCGAGCCAGTCGCATAATAAACTATGACTCGATACTGAATAGCAATAACGTAGAGTATAACACGCCAAAAAGTATTACTGATCTTAACTATGGCCTGCCTAAGAACTGCGTAGATTATCAATCCAATCACACGACGCCTGCACGTAGTATGGCAATAGTGAGCGACGGAGAGGTCGTTGTGTTTGATGATATTGACGACAATTGGCGAGGCCTCAGGCTTGATCTCGGACCCACTAATGCTGGGCAACAAAACACAACTGACAATATCGATATCGAAACTGAAGATTCTCAGCGAGGTAGAATGCATCCTGAACCACCTGGATCTAGCGTAGGGAGCACTCCGAGTCCCGCTTACCATCGTAATACATCCGATTTTTTCAAG GTTGTTACTCCAGCCAGTGATTGCGAGGGAGACTCTCCTCCTCCAGAACGTAATCACAAGGTTGCCAGAGTAATTGGGGAGCTTCCTATTGCACAGTATTCTGGCAGCCCCCGACGCTATGGAGTCCGTGAAAATTCTAGACTGCCCACTCTACTCTCATCGCCATCCATCTACGCCCCGCCCAGACCTGGTTTTCCTCAAAGAGTTTTACCTACTACTCCGAATCAGAAAGAG AAGGAGGAAAAACCTGTAGAAATTTCTGAAAAGCCCGTTGTAGAACTGGCCTCGTCTGGAATTGAGGAACCACCTTCCTGCCCCACACCTCCACCGCCCGAAGAACCAGAGGatgaggaggaagaagaagaagactgTTTGAAGTCCTCTGTACTGCCGAGTGATAATTTATCTAGTCTCGTTTCACCAGGTGGCAGTACATTTGACTACCTTTACGAATTTTCGGAGACACGGAAAGTGctcgaagaatttttcaagtgtCCTCCACCTACTGAAGAAAAGGAGAACAATATTGATTCTTCTCTGTTTCAA GATCTCGACTACGAACTTCGGAGGCAAGCCGGAAGCGCGTACGTAGGCCAAAGGTTAGCCAGTGGCCCGCCAACTTTGGAAGAAGTCCTGATACACGAGTCACCCAAAAAGCAGAGGGCTGACTTTTCCCAGACG CAGACGGTGGAGcacgaaaacaattttttggaCTTGTCAGTGGGTACCGGAAGCAGCGAAGACCTTGGTGAGACAGAAGTTGGTCTGCAGGTTGGACATTCAAGGAATTTCACCCTCAGCCCTGAGACAACAGACTGCGACAGTAACTGCGGTGATTTAGACAGTGAAATGTCATTGATGATGATGGACAACGAACTGATGCCTGCTAGCGGGCTTTTGGGCTCCGTTGGTGACCTTGGAAACAATTCAGACTCTCTTAGAATATACACAAGCATGCCTGTGCTCGAGGATGGATTGTCGAGCGGACATGCCAGTGACACGGATAACAATAATCCAACAGTGATGCTCATGAAGCGACAAATAAACGAGATCGAGAGGGAGATTATACAGAGGACGCGCAACGACATGCTCGGCTCTGAGAACGAGTCTGGTAAAGACGTGAGCCTTAATGTTACCAAAGATATTTTGCATTCTCTGAAAACGACTTCGCCTGACTTATTTGTCACTAGTAAGGAAAGGAAAGACATTTCTTACGAGACTAACGAACTTGAACTGGACGGACTTGACCCTCTCGGCACGCCGCCACCCCCAGCACCTCAGGGCAGGCAAAGCGCCAACTTAGAAACTGGCGGCGAAGTTGAAGCTGCTATCAAAGATATCAGGATGGCTCTACAGAGAACGAAAACTCTACCAGTCAAATCACCGTCCGAAGATCCTCCAGAGCCAAGCGTCAGCCCTGTATGGATACCAAG TATATTGGATGGCAGGCGGAGAGCCTGCGGGGAGAGTAACAGCGAAGATTCGGAAGCCAGAAGAGTAGGAGAAGACGCTGACGGTGAAGTGGAGGAGGTTGTagacgaagaagaagcggACACAGATCTTGAGACTGACAGACTTCTCGGACAACAGAGAACGGATGACCAAGGTTTCTACGACGACAAG GAATTCAGG GGGTGGCGGAAGCCTAAAACTAGGACAATGTTGCCACCAATGAGTACAAAAATTGCGACTCCCAAACAGACTCCGCCGAAAACGTTGAGCGTCGCTCCTCTAGATGCATTGCCACCCTCCGAACCCCTGCCGTCCACCTCAGTATCGGTCTCGGtctctcctccccctcctccgaCTCCCGCCACCACGGTTTCCGCCACCCAATCGCCACCCTGTGATCGCGAAGCAACCAGTCCCACGCAAACTGCGTCGAGCCCCCAGAAGACCCCAGCCAAAAACTCTCCCTCGCCCCCTCACAGCCTCAAGGAATCCAGCGGCAAGGTGAAAAAG GATAAGGATGGAAAGAAGAAGAGCAGAAACAAAGAAG CTTTACTCACCGACCCTTCAGTCCTGATCGAAGGCGTCTTATTCCGCGCCAGATATCTAGGATCCACACAGTTGGTATGCGAAGGACAGCCAACGAAATCAACCAGAATGTGCCAGGCAGAGGAGGCTGTTTCTAGGATAAAG GATGGTCCAGTGCCGATGCAGGCAACGCTGGTAAACTATGGTGGGCAACATGCCTATGGTCGATGCAGTGTTGCGTCACAAGGAAGCCTTGAGGAAGATGAGTGCGACTCAAGCGAAGAACTTATAGGGAGCACCTCAGGTGGTGGACAGTCTGAATCTATCAGTATCGGGGCTCAGTCCCAGCTGGCCCCAATCGGCGGCCCGTTGGGGCCCACCACGGTTTTCAGACTACAGTTTCTTGGGTCGGTGGAGGTGGAAGAGGAAGGGGGACGAAAGCGGCGAAAACGTCTCAAGAAACACATGGTCGAAGAGGCCGTCACTAAGATAAAG GCGTTG GCGCCAGATGGAGAAACACAGCCGAGCACAGAGGTGGATCTGTTTATTTCGACGGAGAAAATAATGGTCCTAAACACCgatttaaaagaaattatgatGGATCATGCTCTGAGGACGATATCGTACATAGCAGACATTGGGGATCTAGTAGTATTAATGGCACGTAGAAGATTCGTACCGCACGAAATGGAAGAGGCGCCAAAAATCAATCGAACTCCAAAGATGATCTGTCACGTTTTTGAGAGTGAAGAAGCGCAGTTCATTGCCCAAAGCATCGGGCAAGCCTTCCAAGTCGCTTATATGGAATTCCTCAAAGCGAATGGAATAGAGGACCACAGTTTCGTCAAGGAAATGGACTACCAGGAGGTGTTAAACTCCCAGGAGATATTCGGTGACGAACTGCAGATGTTCGCCAAGAAGGAGATGCAGAAAGAG GTCGTCGTTCCAAAAGCAAAGGGTGAAATTCTTGGCGTAGTTATTGTTGAATCCGGGTGGGGGTCCATGCTTCCGACTGTTGTAATAGCCAACCTCGCCCCAGCGGGTGCTGCGGCTCGCTGCGGTCAGTTGAACATCGGCGATCAAATAATAGCGATAAATGGTGTATCGTTGGTGGGCCTGCCGCTGTCTACTTGTCAGActtatataaaaaattctaaaaatcaaACGGTCGTCAAGCTCACTGTCGTCCCGTGCGCCCCGGTCGTTGAGGTCAAGATAAAAAGACCGGACACAAAATATCAGCTAGGATTCAGTGTACAAAATGGAGTTATATGCAGTCTTCTACGGGGAGGAATCGCAGAGAGAGGAGGGGTCAGGGTTGGCCATAGAATCATTGAAATCAACAATCAAAGTGTCGTCGCCGTGCCGcatgaaaaaatcgtcaatCTCTTGGCCACGTCTGTTGGGGAG ATTCTGATGAAGACTATGCCAACATCAATGTTTCGGCTATTAACTGGCCAGGAGTCTCCGGTGTAcatataa
- the LOC107221671 gene encoding ubiquitin-conjugating enzyme E2 N isoform X2: MADLPRRIIKETQRLMQEPVPGISAVPDDANARYFHVIVTGPEDSPFEGGLFKLELFLPEDYPMSAPKVRFITKIYHPNIDRLGRICLDILKDKWSPALQIRTVLLSIQALLSAPNPDDPLANDVAELWKINEGEAIRNAKEWTRRYAMDN; encoded by the exons ATGGCGGACCTACCACGCCGTATAATAAAAGAGACGCAGAGATTGATGCAGGAGCCGGTCCCTGGCATCAGCGCTGTACCAGACGATGCAAACGCTAGATACTTTCACGTCATTGTAACAGGTCCCGAAGACTCACCGTTCGAAGGCGGACTGTTTAAActagaattatttttaccagaGGATTACCCTATGTCAGCCCCTAAAGTTAGATTTATTACTAAAATATATCATCCCAATATAGACAG ATTGGGCAGAATCTGCCTGGATATATTGAAGGACAAATGGAGTCCTGCTCTTCAGATAAGGACAGTACTGCTATCAATACAGGCTCTCTTGAGTGCACCAAACCCTGATGATCCATTAGCAAACGATGTCGCCGAATTGTGGAAGATTAACGAAGGTGAAGCGATACGCAATGCCAAAGAATGGACCCGTAGATACGCCATGGACAACTGA
- the LOC107221671 gene encoding ubiquitin-conjugating enzyme E2 N isoform X1, whose product MCWDALDLWRQGLIMADLPRRIIKETQRLMQEPVPGISAVPDDANARYFHVIVTGPEDSPFEGGLFKLELFLPEDYPMSAPKVRFITKIYHPNIDRLGRICLDILKDKWSPALQIRTVLLSIQALLSAPNPDDPLANDVAELWKINEGEAIRNAKEWTRRYAMDN is encoded by the exons ATGTGTTGGGATGCCCTTGATTTGTGGCGTCAagg ATTAATAATGGCGGACCTACCACGCCGTATAATAAAAGAGACGCAGAGATTGATGCAGGAGCCGGTCCCTGGCATCAGCGCTGTACCAGACGATGCAAACGCTAGATACTTTCACGTCATTGTAACAGGTCCCGAAGACTCACCGTTCGAAGGCGGACTGTTTAAActagaattatttttaccagaGGATTACCCTATGTCAGCCCCTAAAGTTAGATTTATTACTAAAATATATCATCCCAATATAGACAG ATTGGGCAGAATCTGCCTGGATATATTGAAGGACAAATGGAGTCCTGCTCTTCAGATAAGGACAGTACTGCTATCAATACAGGCTCTCTTGAGTGCACCAAACCCTGATGATCCATTAGCAAACGATGTCGCCGAATTGTGGAAGATTAACGAAGGTGAAGCGATACGCAATGCCAAAGAATGGACCCGTAGATACGCCATGGACAACTGA